CGTCATCAAGTCCGGCGGCGAGTGGATCTCCTCGGTGCAGATCGAGAATATCGCCACGGCGCATCCCGACGTGCACGAGGCGGCGGTGATCGGCATGGCGCATCCCAAGTGGGACGAGCGGCCGCTGCTGATCATCGTGCCGGAGAAGGGCAAGTCGCCGGCGCGCGAAGACATCCTCGGCTACCTCGAAGGCAAGATCGCCAAGTGGTGGATGCCGGACGACGTCCAGCTCATTGAGGAGATCCCGCATACGGCGGCGGGCAAGATCAACAAGCTCGGCCTGCGCGAGAAGTTCGCCGACTACAAGCTGCCGACGGCCTGAAAGCGGCGCCTTCTCTTGAAGGCAGAGAGCGCTCAACTGTGCTACGCGACCCCTGAGAGCTTGCGGGAGTCGCGAACGACCTTGGACCTTTTCAGATGCGCCGGCTGATCCTCGAGGACCCGTTCTCGCGATCCGCGATCTGGAGCCGCAACCTCGCCGTCTTCGCGCTGCTCGTGGCGATCATCGGGATCGCGCTGGCGCGGCGCGGCCTCGACCCGACGGCCGCGCTCGCCATCGTCGGCGGCGCCATGGCGATCGCCGGCCTGTCAATCCTCTTCGCCTTCGTCGCGATGATCGTGATCTGGAACAAGGGCTATCGCGGCATCGGCATCGCCGTGGGCGGCCTCGTGCTGTCGGGCCTGCTGCTGGCCTATCCCGCCTACCTCGCCGTGCAGGCGCGCACCGTGCCGCCGGCCGCCGATCTGTCGACCAATCTCGACGATCCGCCGCAGTTCATGACGACCGACAAGGCCCGCGAGGCGCGCCACGGCCATGTGCCCGGCCCGATGACCGCCGCGGCCAAGGCGCTCGAGACGAAGGCCTATCCCGACCTCGACACGCTGACGATCGACGACGACGTCGACGCCGTCTTCGCCAAGGTGCGCAAGATAGTCCACCGCCGCCACTGGCAGATCGTCGACGAGATCGACCCGAGCGACGCGGCGCCCGGCCGCATCGACGTGATCGCGAAGACCCTGGTCATGGGCTTTCCCGCCGACCTCGTGATCCGCATCGCGCAGTCCGGCGACCAGACGCTCGTCGACGTGCGCTCGGTCGCCCGCGCCGGCTGGCAGGAGCCGGGCTCCAACGCCGCGCGGATCCAGTCGCTGATCGACGAGATCGACGCGGCGACGAGCCGGAGCTGACGCTACGCGGGCTGCTGCGGCTCGGCGGCCGCATAGCGCGCGGTGACCCCGGGGCCGCCTTCCGCCGTGGCAAGCCCGCGCGCGCAAAGATCCTCGAGATGCGCCAGCACGGAGACGGCGGCGGCGCGGGCGAGGCGCGGGTCGAGGCCCTCGTAGGTCGCGGCGACGATCCCCGGGATGGTCGCTTCGCCGCGGCGCAGGCAGGCGAGGATGCCGCGCTCGCGCTGGCGGCGGTGGTGCTGCAGCGCGCGCAAGAATCGGGCGGGGTCGCGCACCGCGCCGCCGTGGCCGGGCCAGTAGACCACGTCGTCGCGCGTCTTCAGCTTGTCGAGCGAGGCCATGTAGGCCGCCATCGAGCCGGCGGGCGGCGCGACGACCGTGGTCGACCAGGCCATGACGTGGTCGCCCGAGAACAGCGCGCGCTCCTGCGGTAGGGCGAAGGCGAGGTGGTTCATCGTGTGGCCGGGCGTCGCCACGGCCTGCAGCGTGTAGCCGTCGCCCTCGACCGCGTCGCCGTCGGCGAGCACGCTGGCCGGGACATAGGCGAGGTCGTTGGCGGCATCCGCACGCTCGGCCTCGTCCGGATGCGGGGCGCGGAAGGGATGGTGCGGCGCGCAGCCGATGATCGGCGCCCCCGTCGCCGCTGCGAGCGCCCGCGAGGCCGGCGAATGATCGCGGTGCGTATGGGTGACGAGGATGCGGGCGACCCGCTCGCCGGCGAGCGCCGCGGTGAGCGCCGCGACGTGCTCGGGTAGGTCGGGGCCGGGGTCGATCACCGTCACCGCGCCGTGGCCGACGACGTAGGTGTTGGTGCCCTTGAAGGTCATCGGCCCGGGGTTCGGCGCCGTCATGCGGCGCACCAGCGGCGACAGCGTCACGAGCTGCCCCGGCTCGCCCTCGAACGCGGTCTCGATCGGCAGCGCCTCGTCGGTCATGTCGGCTCGCTCAGCTCGTCGAGGTCCTCGTCCGCCGGCTTCGGCGGCGCCGGCGGGATGAAGACGCGCGACAGCGCGTGGTAGATGCCGTCCTTGCAGACGAGCCGCGAGACGGCGTCGGCGATCAGCGCCGCGACCATCAGCGGGATCACCATCTCGTGGTCCTGCGTCATCTCGGAGACGATGACGAACGAGGTGATCGGCGTCTGCACGACCCCCGTCAGGTAGGAGGCCATGCCGATCAGCACGAGGGCGCCGATGGGGATCGCCGGGAAGATCGCGTGGAACTCGGCGCCGAGCCCGGCGCCGACCGAAAGCGACGGCGCGAACAGGCCGCCGGGGATGCCGCTGACCGACGAGAACAGCGTCGCGAGGAATTTTAGCGGCATGTAGAGCAGCGTGAAGCTGCCCTCGCCGTGCAGGATCTTGCGCGCCTGCTCGTAGCCGGTGCCGAACGAGGCGTGCGC
This Beijerinckiaceae bacterium RH AL1 DNA region includes the following protein-coding sequences:
- a CDS encoding hypothetical protein (ID:RHAL1_01546;~conserved membrane protein of unknown function;~source:Prodigal:2.6), producing the protein MRRLILEDPFSRSAIWSRNLAVFALLVAIIGIALARRGLDPTAALAIVGGAMAIAGLSILFAFVAMIVIWNKGYRGIGIAVGGLVLSGLLLAYPAYLAVQARTVPPAADLSTNLDDPPQFMTTDKAREARHGHVPGPMTAAAKALETKAYPDLDTLTIDDDVDAVFAKVRKIVHRRHWQIVDEIDPSDAAPGRIDVIAKTLVMGFPADLVIRIAQSGDQTLVDVRSVARAGWQEPGSNAARIQSLIDEIDAATSRS
- a CDS encoding MBL fold metallo-hydrolase (ID:RHAL1_01547;~source:Prodigal:2.6) encodes the protein MTDEALPIETAFEGEPGQLVTLSPLVRRMTAPNPGPMTFKGTNTYVVGHGAVTVIDPGPDLPEHVAALTAALAGERVARILVTHTHRDHSPASRALAAATGAPIIGCAPHHPFRAPHPDEAERADAANDLAYVPASVLADGDAVEGDGYTLQAVATPGHTMNHLAFALPQERALFSGDHVMAWSTTVVAPPAGSMAAYMASLDKLKTRDDVVYWPGHGGAVRDPARFLRALQHHRRQRERGILACLRRGEATIPGIVAATYEGLDPRLARAAAVSVLAHLEDLCARGLATAEGGPGVTARYAAAEPQQPA